One Phycisphaera mikurensis NBRC 102666 DNA window includes the following coding sequences:
- a CDS encoding DUF6786 family protein: MHDFDEVAARLRDEKQGGRTLRRGAARLAVCERGARVMAADAGDGSADALYLADDDAGELCGGDRFWLGPEVAWFWPSLQAAREDPVKHAATPPQLDPGRWGVGEADAGSVTLHATMGLTDARDGRKIRLEAERTVRLIDPPPSLSAGVSAVAYAVDHRLTALGGEEGVVASSWSIAQVPPGGTLVCPTVRPLSVADDVTRYYDPFGDDHVKADADAVRFVIDARRRIKMGLRAEDTTGRMGYLRPLGDGRAVLLLRFFPTLPGERYCDVPRSADAGVRGGGDCLQAYNDDLTYGPFGEMEHHDPAVEVGGVENRCHSSTTLVLAGDEAAVRRDGGRLLGATL; this comes from the coding sequence ATGCACGACTTCGATGAGGTGGCGGCGCGGCTGCGCGACGAGAAGCAGGGGGGGCGGACGCTGCGGCGTGGGGCGGCGAGGCTCGCGGTGTGCGAGCGTGGCGCCCGGGTGATGGCGGCCGACGCCGGCGACGGGTCGGCCGACGCTCTCTACCTGGCCGACGACGACGCCGGCGAGCTCTGCGGCGGCGACCGCTTCTGGCTCGGGCCGGAGGTCGCCTGGTTCTGGCCCTCGCTCCAGGCCGCCCGCGAGGACCCGGTGAAGCACGCGGCCACGCCCCCGCAGCTCGACCCGGGCAGGTGGGGCGTGGGGGAGGCCGACGCCGGCAGCGTCACGCTTCACGCGACGATGGGCCTGACCGACGCCCGCGACGGCCGCAAGATCCGCCTGGAGGCCGAGCGGACCGTCCGCCTGATCGATCCGCCGCCGTCGCTGTCCGCGGGGGTGTCCGCCGTCGCCTACGCCGTCGACCACCGGCTCACCGCGCTCGGCGGCGAGGAGGGCGTCGTCGCCAGCTCGTGGAGCATCGCCCAGGTCCCGCCCGGCGGCACGCTCGTCTGCCCCACGGTCCGCCCGCTGAGCGTCGCCGACGACGTCACCCGCTACTACGACCCCTTCGGCGACGACCACGTGAAGGCCGACGCCGACGCCGTCCGCTTCGTGATCGACGCGAGGCGTCGGATCAAGATGGGCCTCCGGGCCGAAGACACCACCGGCCGGATGGGCTACCTCCGCCCGCTGGGCGACGGCCGGGCCGTGCTGCTGCTCCGCTTCTTCCCGACGCTGCCCGGCGAGCGCTACTGCGACGTCCCGCGGAGCGCCGACGCCGGCGTGCGCGGCGGCGGCGACTGCCTGCAGGCGTACAACGACGACCTCACCTACGGCCCCTTCGGAGAGATGGAGCACCACGATCCCGCCGTCGAGGTCGGCGGCGTCGAGAACCGCTGCCACAGCAGCACCACGCTGGTCCTCGCCGGCGACGAAGCCGCCGTAAGGCGCGACGGCGGCCGCCTGCTCGGCGCGACGCTCTGA
- a CDS encoding methylated-DNA--[protein]-cysteine S-methyltransferase, with protein MDDLRCGVATGGPIPRLVVEVRAARIWAVRPRARGEATADAAGPAGAVESTDRVAMLSADRDLRGFFRGSVRGFGGWELATRGTAFQREVWAATREVPHGQTITYGELASRLGRPAAARAVGAALGANPWLVVVPCHRVLGRGGALTGFAAGLAMKRWLLDREAGPRGGASTLFGDA; from the coding sequence GGCGGACCGATCCCGCGGCTGGTGGTCGAGGTGCGGGCGGCGAGGATCTGGGCGGTGCGGCCGCGGGCGCGGGGGGAGGCGACGGCGGACGCCGCGGGGCCGGCGGGAGCGGTGGAGAGCACCGACCGCGTGGCGATGCTTTCCGCGGACCGCGACCTCCGCGGCTTCTTCCGGGGCTCGGTCCGCGGTTTCGGCGGGTGGGAGCTGGCGACGCGTGGCACGGCCTTTCAGCGCGAGGTCTGGGCGGCCACGCGGGAGGTCCCGCACGGCCAGACGATCACCTACGGCGAGCTCGCGTCGCGTCTGGGCCGGCCGGCGGCCGCGCGGGCGGTCGGGGCGGCGCTCGGGGCGAACCCGTGGCTGGTCGTCGTCCCGTGCCACCGGGTCCTCGGCCGGGGCGGCGCGCTGACGGGCTTCGCCGCGGGGTTGGCGATGAAGCGGTGGCTGCTGGACCGCGAGGCGGGCCCGCGTGGCGGGGCTTCTACGCTGTTCGGCGATGCCTGA
- the ettA gene encoding energy-dependent translational throttle protein EttA, producing MPDETKIIYSMRNLNKVYDRKVILKDVNVSYFYGAKIGVLGLNGAGKSTLLKIIAGTDKKFEGEVQMQPGYTVGYLQQEPPLPDDATVEEVVNSAVQPIHDLMAEYDALGVRMGEDLSEKEMEKTLEQFGKLQDQLELKGAWELDAKLDMAMGALDCPPRDAKIGPLSGGEKRRVALCQLLLQQPDVLLLDEPTNHLDASSVAWLERHLQEYPGTVIAVTHDRYFLDNVATWMLEIEHTRCIPWKGNYSSWLEQKGKRLAVAEKQDKRLQAQLKKEQAWIGTSPAGRQAKNKARIQRFEELYEKAKKPKASEVRLYLAPGPRLGSKVIEARHVSKRYGDKVLLDDVSFSLPPGGIVGVIGPNGAGKTTLMKMIMGTETPDSGTLEIGETVELAFVEQMREGLKDDVNVWESITDGAETLKIGDLEMNSRAYVARFNFSGPDQQQMVHSLSGGQRNRVNLARMLTREFNVLLLDEPTNDLDVDTIRALEEALDDFPGCCVCVSHDRWFLDRVATHILAFEGEGKVRFFQGNYQQYAAHPDTPNIGADPNQRHKKLVR from the coding sequence ATGCCCGACGAAACCAAAATCATCTACTCCATGCGGAACCTGAACAAGGTTTACGACCGCAAGGTCATCCTCAAGGACGTCAACGTCTCGTACTTCTACGGGGCCAAGATCGGGGTGCTGGGGCTCAATGGCGCGGGCAAGTCGACGCTGCTGAAGATCATCGCCGGGACGGACAAGAAGTTCGAGGGTGAGGTGCAGATGCAGCCCGGCTACACCGTCGGCTACCTCCAGCAGGAGCCGCCGCTGCCGGACGACGCGACCGTGGAGGAGGTCGTGAACTCCGCCGTCCAGCCCATCCACGACCTGATGGCCGAGTACGACGCGCTGGGCGTGAGGATGGGCGAAGACCTCTCCGAGAAGGAGATGGAGAAGACCCTGGAGCAGTTCGGCAAGCTGCAGGACCAGCTGGAGCTCAAGGGGGCCTGGGAGCTGGACGCCAAGCTGGACATGGCGATGGGCGCGCTGGACTGCCCGCCGCGCGACGCGAAGATCGGCCCGCTCTCCGGCGGCGAGAAGCGGCGGGTGGCGCTGTGCCAGCTGCTCCTGCAGCAGCCCGACGTCCTCCTCCTCGACGAACCCACCAACCACCTCGACGCCAGCAGCGTCGCGTGGCTGGAGCGTCACCTCCAAGAGTACCCCGGCACCGTCATCGCGGTCACCCACGACCGGTACTTCCTCGACAACGTCGCCACCTGGATGCTGGAGATCGAGCACACGCGGTGCATCCCCTGGAAAGGCAACTACTCCAGCTGGCTCGAGCAGAAGGGCAAGCGGCTGGCCGTCGCCGAGAAGCAGGACAAGCGGCTGCAGGCGCAGCTGAAGAAGGAGCAGGCCTGGATCGGCACCTCCCCCGCCGGGCGGCAGGCCAAGAACAAGGCCCGGATCCAGCGCTTCGAGGAGCTCTACGAGAAGGCGAAGAAGCCCAAGGCCTCCGAGGTGCGGCTCTACCTCGCTCCGGGCCCGCGGCTGGGGAGCAAGGTCATCGAGGCCCGGCACGTGAGCAAGCGCTACGGCGACAAGGTGCTGCTCGACGACGTGAGCTTCAGCCTGCCGCCGGGCGGCATCGTCGGCGTCATCGGCCCCAACGGAGCCGGCAAGACCACGCTCATGAAGATGATCATGGGCACCGAGACGCCCGACAGCGGGACGCTGGAGATCGGCGAGACGGTCGAGCTGGCCTTCGTCGAGCAGATGCGCGAGGGCCTCAAGGACGACGTGAACGTTTGGGAATCGATCACCGACGGGGCCGAGACGCTGAAGATCGGCGACCTGGAGATGAACTCGCGGGCCTACGTCGCCCGCTTCAACTTCTCCGGCCCCGACCAGCAGCAGATGGTCCACAGCCTCTCCGGCGGCCAGCGGAACCGGGTGAACCTCGCCCGCATGCTCACCCGCGAGTTCAACGTCCTCTTGCTCGACGAGCCCACCAACGACCTGGACGTCGACACGATCCGGGCCTTGGAGGAGGCTCTGGACGACTTCCCGGGCTGCTGCGTGTGCGTGAGCCACGACCGGTGGTTCCTCGACCGCGTCGCCACCCACATCCTCGCCTTCGAGGGCGAGGGCAAGGTCCGCTTCTTCCAGGGGAACTACCAGCAGTACGCCGCCCACCCGGACACCCCGAACATCGGGGCGGACCCGAACCAGCGGCACAAGAAGCTGGTGCGCTGA
- the gcvT gene encoding glycine cleavage system aminomethyltransferase GcvT, protein MLSTPFEKFHEQHGAKMVDFAGWRMPLHYGSITAEHKQCRQSGALFDVSHMGRIEIKGRHARKFCERVLTRKVSDMPVKTARYALICNEAGGVMDDVLVYRFEDHFLLVVNASNRQKVLDHLHRTAEAESMVVRIGDVTKSTAMIAVQGPRVMEKIGGFSKEIPTLKRYAFTTKNLMILKMHVSRTGYTGEDGVEIMMGANMAGMAIKLLLKDAGEADALVKPAGLGARDTLRLEAGMPLYGHELSEETDPLSAGLGFGVSLDKDQPVDGQPPVPRFIGQDSLEQIHQDGPAKRLVGLLVEGPRTPRQDAAVLRDAAPVGLVTSGCHSPTLDRPIAMAYVDASAAGEGTRLAVRIGAEGEAPATVTALPFVRRG, encoded by the coding sequence ATGCTCTCCACACCCTTCGAGAAGTTCCACGAGCAGCACGGCGCCAAGATGGTCGACTTCGCCGGCTGGCGGATGCCCCTGCACTACGGCTCGATCACGGCGGAGCACAAGCAGTGCCGGCAGAGCGGGGCCCTCTTCGACGTCTCCCACATGGGGCGGATCGAGATCAAGGGGCGGCACGCCCGCAAGTTCTGCGAGCGGGTGCTGACGCGCAAGGTCAGCGACATGCCCGTGAAGACCGCCCGCTACGCCCTGATCTGCAACGAAGCCGGCGGCGTGATGGACGACGTGCTGGTCTACCGCTTCGAGGACCACTTCCTGCTGGTGGTCAACGCGAGCAACCGGCAGAAGGTGCTCGACCACCTGCACCGCACCGCCGAAGCCGAGTCGATGGTCGTCCGCATCGGCGACGTGACGAAGAGCACGGCGATGATCGCCGTGCAGGGGCCCCGGGTGATGGAGAAGATCGGCGGCTTCTCCAAGGAGATCCCCACGCTGAAGCGTTACGCCTTCACCACCAAGAACCTGATGATCCTCAAGATGCACGTCTCGCGGACCGGGTACACCGGGGAGGACGGCGTGGAGATCATGATGGGTGCGAACATGGCCGGGATGGCGATCAAGCTGCTGCTCAAGGACGCCGGCGAGGCGGATGCGCTCGTGAAGCCGGCCGGCCTCGGCGCCCGCGACACCCTCCGCCTGGAGGCCGGCATGCCGCTCTATGGGCACGAGCTCAGCGAGGAGACCGACCCGCTCTCGGCCGGGCTCGGCTTCGGCGTCTCGCTCGACAAGGATCAACCGGTGGACGGCCAGCCGCCCGTGCCGCGCTTCATCGGGCAGGACAGCCTGGAGCAGATCCACCAAGACGGGCCCGCCAAGAGGCTCGTCGGGCTGCTCGTCGAGGGCCCGCGGACGCCGCGGCAGGACGCCGCGGTGCTGCGGGACGCGGCGCCCGTCGGGCTCGTGACGTCGGGCTGCCACAGCCCGACGCTCGACCGGCCGATCGCCATGGCGTACGTGGACGCGTCCGCGGCCGGGGAGGGGACGCGGCTGGCGGTGCGGATCGGCGCCGAAGGCGAGGCGCCCGCAACGGTCACGGCGCTGCCGTTCGTGCGCCGCGGCTGA